In the Sphingobacterium sp. PCS056 genome, TTTTTTACAGCGATCGATATAAGAGTCATGAAAAGGAAATTTTGCTGCCAGATGCAGTCGTTGCAGATCGGCAGAAATCGGTGGTGGTTTTGGTCATTGGCGAATCGGCAAGACGGGCTAATTTTTCGTTATATGGTTACAGTAAAAATACCAATCCCTTGCTTTCCAAAGTACCCAATTTATATCATTTTGATGCAAATTCCTCTGCCACTTACACCACTGCAGGTGTAAAATCGATTTTGGAACATACCGATACGGATAAGTTATATGAGATCTTGCCCAATTATTTATATCGAAACGATGTGGATGTCGTGTGGAGAACTTCCAATTGGGGCGAACCTCCCGTCCATATCAAAACCTATCAAAAGACCGAAGCTTTAATGCCACATTGTAAGGGCGAAGGATGTAACTATGACGAGGTACTGCTGTCGGGTCTGAAGGAGCAGATTTTGACAAGCAAAAAGAACAAGGTATTGGTTATATTGCATACCAGTACCAGTCATGGTCCAACTTACAATACCAAATATCCAGCTCGTTTTGAAGTTTTTAAGCCCGTATGTAAAAGTGTTGATTTAGGTAAATGTTCGCAAGCAGAGCTGATCAATGCTTATGACAATACCATTGTCTATACCGATTATATGCTTGCAAAAATCATTGACGATCTAAAGCAGTTGAAAGACTATCAGAGCGCAATGATGTTTGTGTCGGATCATGGTGAGTCTTTAGGAGAAAAAAACTTATACATGCACGGGGTGCCGATGAGCATCGCTCCGAAAGAACAGTATGAGATCCCATTTATCGTATGGGTATCCGATGGTTCAAAAATGGTGAAGCCCAATAAAATATTATCTCAAAACCACGTGTTTCACAGTGTGTTAAAATTCTTAAATGTACAAAGTCCAGTTTACGATGAAGGGATGAGTATTTTTAAATAGTTTTTTTTTATAAATGGATAATATCTTAGTAGAATATTGCTATAAATTATTATTTAAAATTAACGCTATTTTTCCTATCTTGTCTGTATAAAAGGTTAAATGTTTTTATTATTTTCACCAATTAAAACTAAAACATCTATTTATTTTATAAGGTATGGACAACTACCCACTCCCGGAGAACGAATTGGAGCGAATCCGTCAGCTAAGATCACATGAACTTTTAGGATTGGGGAAGGATCCCGATCTTGACGTTTTTGCTCAGGCGGCTTGTCTTATTGCAGACTGTCCTGCTTCGCTGATCGCGATGATGGAGGAGGATACGCAGCGGATACAGAGTTGTGTCGGGATGGAATTGGATACCGTTGAGCGACGTCATACGGTGTGCCAGTACACCATTATGAGTAAAGAACTTCTGGTCATAACGGACACGCTCGATGATCCGCGATCATCAGCCAATCCGCTGATCCGTGAAGGAAATATTCGTTTTTATGCTGGTGTTCCTTTATTGGATGATGAAGGATATGCTTTAGGAACGATCTGCGTCATTGATTTTGA is a window encoding:
- a CDS encoding sulfatase-like hydrolase/transferase, which produces MELKFTILFYSDRYKSHEKEILLPDAVVADRQKSVVVLVIGESARRANFSLYGYSKNTNPLLSKVPNLYHFDANSSATYTTAGVKSILEHTDTDKLYEILPNYLYRNDVDVVWRTSNWGEPPVHIKTYQKTEALMPHCKGEGCNYDEVLLSGLKEQILTSKKNKVLVILHTSTSHGPTYNTKYPARFEVFKPVCKSVDLGKCSQAELINAYDNTIVYTDYMLAKIIDDLKQLKDYQSAMMFVSDHGESLGEKNLYMHGVPMSIAPKEQYEIPFIVWVSDGSKMVKPNKILSQNHVFHSVLKFLNVQSPVYDEGMSIFK